Within Candidatus Neomarinimicrobiota bacterium, the genomic segment CTTCTTCTTCAATCAGAGTGAACCCATTCTTCCAAATTAAGTCCGATGAAAGGATAACAGGAGCTATCAGATCTAACTGTTCGTTGACATCTTGAACGGCATCATACTTGTAATTCGTGACATAATTAGCTGTATGATCATATTCAGCTGGAATTATTGTCACTCTTAATGAATCATTGCTATCAGTCCACTCTATAGTATCTGGAGAACCACCTGTCACATTAACCAGGCCATTGCTTAAATATAAACTGCCAAAATTTCCAGTTGGATAGAGATAATACATGATGCCCTTAGCACCGTATGCTAAAGCAAGGTTAACCTGACAAGCAATTTCTGCTGTAGTCGGATCTCGAAACCTATATATGAAGTTATCACCAGCGGCATCCAACACTTTTTCACCTACCGTCTGAATGGTCATCCAGAATGGGATTACAGGGGAGGAACTATAACAGATTTCAGCAACTGGTTTTATTGAATTTAGATACCACTCATCCCAGACATTTTGAAGATTATAGATGCTTGGATCAGTATCTGATGCAGTGTCAGGCAATTGATCTGCCCAAATATTATGTTGGGATGATCGTCGTTTAAACGGGTATTTATTATAGAGCAACTGGTCAGGTTCAATCTTATCAACAAACTTTTGTATTCGGCTTGGTCCTTTACCTCCGGTGGCCCCATTTAAGCGCATATGGTCTGGTAATCCCAGAAGACCGCCAATTGAGTCAACCAAGTGATAGGCTTCATATTCTGTCGTATCAGGTTCATCAATATACCAACCAAAATGCAGGGCGGGGTTAAGATTGTAGCGGTTATTTAATATTGATTGAAGAGTACCTGCAATTGCAGAAGGATTGTGAACTAGTCGATTATTATAGTAATCTCTTACCTGGATACCCTTAAGCCAAAACTCAATGTTACCATACCAGTAAACACTCAGGCTTAATTCAAATTTTTTAGATACATTGACAATAGGTGATTGCCAGGTTACATATTCAGAGGGGTCAGGAGGAAGACCGGATAAATCTCCAACGGTGACCTCAAAGGAGTAACTTACCGGTGTATCATGATCTGTCACTTCCTGAACTTCATCAAGAATACCGTGGTTCTCCGACCCATCTTCCTCCTGAGGTATCTCCCGCAAAGTGTTGGTCTCTACTAGCTCAAATCGGATTACCGTTGTCGTATCATCATAACCTGCAGGGATTTTACATTTCAAAAAATAATATGCATTTACATTATGTATACGTTCATTCCCAACTGAACTAGGGGGCACCAGATAACCTTGCGTGTGGACATCTGGTTCATTTGGATTTGAATAATACTCGTAATTGTCCAACAATCTACCAACACCCTCAGTTGGATCATCTAAGCGATCCATTTTCTGTGTAAACTCTTTTCCGTAAGCATATTTTTTCACAGCCCCATCGAGATCAGCATTCCAGACCCACAGGGATTCAGGTAGAGCAGCAATGGAGTCCAGATTGAGGTCTTTACCTTTAGTAACTAACAGATTAATTCCTAAATCCTGAAGTTCCTGGTAATAAAATAAATCTCTTGCCTCATAAGCCCAATAAGGATCTAAAAAGCTGACCTTTGGAAATTGTACATCGCCTACCGTATGGCTCTTTAATAGATCGGGAACCATAATTAGCATGATGAACCCGATTACAATCAATCCACTGCGTTTCATTGCCTTGCCCCCCTGTTAGTGTAAAACTTCATTATTTGAGATATGATAGTTTAATCGTTCTATGCTGACCCGTTCTGGTAGTCAGCCGTATAAAATGAAGCCCACTGACCATGGGCTTGCCATACCCATCCAGAGTATCCCATCCAATTCTATGGACTCCTAGTTCATAATTACCTGATGCTAAAACTCTTACCAGTCGGCCCTTCAAGTCATAAACATTCAACTGAATATGATCTTTCTGGGGTAATTGGAATTCAATTTGAGTTTGGTTGTTAAAGGGGTTGGGATAAGCTGAGAGTTGAAAACTTAAGGGTAGTTCTGGATTCCTGGCTATTCCCACTGTGCTGTCAATTTGTAATTCCCAAATAAAATTCTGGTTATAACCCTCTTCGTCCGCAACTGCTAATTCAATTTGATAACGGTTTCCCTGGTGATAGAGATCTGGATCCAGATAAAGGGTGAAGGTGCTATCCTCATCACCGGCAGCTTCCTGTTCTCCATTGATAAACCAGCCATAAGCCCAGTAATCACCCTCATCGATATCATGACCCTGGGCAGTAAAATACAGTGTATCACCAGGAGCATGGATCAGTAGGCTGTCTTCAGGCGTCCAACTATCCAGATAGGGGTAGTTATTGGTAATCAATGTGGAGTCACCGCCAATAATCCAGATATAGGGCATTGCTCCGGCCAAGGACTCAGCTCCGGTGAGGATATCATCACAGCCGTCACCGTTAACATCACCGCACCAGCGCGATCTCCGGCCAAACCACTCCTGCCAGGTCCAGTTTCCAGAAAGTAACAAATCATAGTGTCGATCAAAATTGGGGCCTCCCAGAAAGATAGATATGTTGCCAAATTCAATATTCTCTACTGCAAAAGCATCGGCATAGCCATCTCCATTGAAATCACCGGCATAAAAAGGTCGTACTTCAGTGGCCCCAGGAGGAGAATCAAGTTTATAATAGGCTGGTTGATTCAATTGGGATCCCCCCAGGTGGATGGAAGGGCTTCCATTACTGTCCCCCAATTCCGGCCACTCCGGATCAGTCTGGCGCTGCCAGAGGGCCCATTCACTAATTCCATCACCATTCATGTCACCAACAAAATTATGATCTGCTACAGCATTCGTAGAGTCATAGTATGTAGCAGTGTATGTTGGAAACATTTCAAAAGTAACTCCGCCTTCAAAAAAATCAAAATAGACAAAGGGACTATCTGGAACCATACTTGAATTAAATTTGTAGACCAAGATGAAGTCATCAATACCGTCACCCGTAAAGTCTTGCCCACCTGTAGGAATACCTTGAGCGTTTAAATATTCCGTCGGATAAACCAAAGAATCATCTGGAACTAGATCAAAGTCTGCATTCCCATAAAACAGGTAGAAAGTATTACCCTGCCAAGATACACCTTTTGAAATAAAATCATCATAGCCATCTGCATTCACATCACCCACATCATAATAACTTACAGAATAGGTTTCTTTTGTTCCTACATGTTGAGGAGGCCAACCACCGGCATAAAAAGCTGTGGCATCCAAATTATGATTAATGGCAAAATCTTTTACACCATCACCATTAATGTCACCCAGAGGTAAAATCCAGTCTATCCTATAATAAAGTGTGGTGTCAAATTCTATCGTATCCGCAGGAATTGTGTCCATGGGTGATCCACCCAGGTAAAGCTCTAAATACCATGTATTAGAATAGTTTGGCCGGACAACCAGAATATCATCATAGCCATCACTGTTCTGGTCGCCAACACCACTAAAAATATCTGAACCCATGGTAAAGAACAGGACATCCTGGGCTTGCAGTGAACTAGATAGGGAAAATGGGATTAGACAGAGTAACACTAATTTTATTATAGCGTATCTCATATATAACACCTTCCAATAAATTTGAATTCCTTTTTGTATATAATAATTCTCACCCAGACAACTCTCCCCTATTTCAATCTCAGTGATGTGTAATAAACAAATTTCACCGGACAAACCAAGAGGATCCCACGAAAGGCCATTAGCTTCATGTTTTTTCCGTTGGGATCACATGCACTGGAATAATCATTCCCTCAACCCTCTTCCAGTCAAGTGTATAAAAACATCCTCCAAAGTGTTCTTTCGGTGCTGGATCTCATCGATCGCAAGGTGATTCTGTTTCAGGATAGTTGTAATCTCAGAAAGCTTTTCCAGGATGCCCTTAGATCGAATCTGAAGTTTGCCATTCAGAAAAGTGACCTGCTTACTGATAAGGTCAAGTTCTCCTTTCAACTGTTGAATCTTTGTGCTCTCTTTAATTGGAGCTACCAGCGATATTTCCAACATATCACCCTCACCAATAGATCGTTTCAGGTTTTCAACCGTATCCAGCTTTAACAATTTGCCCTGGTCAACGATAGCGACACGATCGGTCAAGCGCTCGGCTTCATCCATATTGTGAGTGGTAATGATCACTGTCTTCTTATTTGCCAAAGATTTGATCAGGTCACGGACCAGAATACGGCTTTGGGGATCCAGTCCTGCTTCAGGTTCATCTAAGACTAGAACAGGCGGGTCGTGGATCAGGGCTAGAGCAATATTCAGGCGACGTTTCATCCCGCCGGAAAGTTTCTCAGCCAGTATCTGTTTTTTTGGATCAAGCCCTAGAATATTGAGTAGCTCATCAGCTCGATTCGTGGCCTGCTCATTGTCCATACCATACATGATTCCCATAAAAACCAGTTGTTCCAGACAGGTAAGTCTGGGCCAAAAAATATTCTCCTGAGGACAAAAACCAATGACATCAGCTAATCTGCCTTGATTGTTGTTCCAAATGATCTGACCACTATCATGCTCCAATAGTCCGCAGAGCATGCGGATGGTAGTGGTTTTTCCAGCTCCGTTAGGACCCAGAAAGCCCAGAATTTCTCCATCCCGAATTTCCAGAGATAGATCATCCACCGCGATCAGGTTACCGAATTGTTTTCTGAGATGGTTTATTTGTATCATGTTGTGTCCGTTTGGACGGAATATAGGACTGGTGTTGGATTGCGCTATGGTTTTTGATCTTTGACCATGCTGTCGGAAGCCCGGTGATGGTTTTTGGGTTAAATCTTGAATGTTTTGGGGGTGTGCGTGGGCAGTGACCCACGACTGAAGTCGTGGGCCGCTTTGTGTTAATTTGCGGTTAGCATTTTTTCTTCTAGTTGTCCAGTGAGTTGCCAGATTTTTAACTCATCCAGATAGGCGCTATATTTGGCTTGAATCAAACTGATCTTGACCCGACTTAAGTTCAATTGAGATTCCCTGAACTGGGTTGAGCTAACCACACCCAGACGAAAATATTCATTGGTTTGGTCAAAATTCAACTGTGCGGAAACCAGATTGTTTTGCTTAAGCTCCAAGATTTGCAGGCTTTTAATAAACGAACTGTGGGTAGATTCCAGATCGCTAAGCGCTTGACGTTTTGAATCCAGGGTGTTCAGTTCACTATTCTTTTGCTGAATGCGGGCATTTTGAATGTTTTTTCCCTTCCTGCCATCAAAAATATTCCAGGAAAGAGACAAACCGGTTGAGAATGTTTTATCGGCTTCACCCAAATCAGGATCTACATCTGCATTGATTTTTTGCAAACCGTAACTACCGCTTAGATTCAAAGCCGGAAACCGGGAACTTCTGCTATTCTTTAGATTGAGTTGACCCTGGATCTCTTGATTCTGACTGAGGAGTAAAGTTTTGTTCTTGTTCAACACCTGCTGAACCAATTCAACTGATGTATAGCTCCCGAATTTTCGATTCACTGCCACTGGTGTATATCTGCGATCTAATTCCCAGCCCAGCAGGAGGTTAAGTCGTCTGCGTGCCTCAGAAAAAGCATACTCAGCCTCCAGAACTGAACTGCTATCACTATCAAAATCAACTCGGGCAGCCAGTGCTTGTAGGCGACTGCTCATTCCAAGATCATTTTTGTCGAGTGCCTGACCCAGTCGTTCCCGAGAAACAGAAATTTGTTCTTTTAAGATGACTAAGTTATCGTAAGTCATTAACAGATTGAAATACGCTTGTGATGTTGCATACAACGTATTTTCAGTGATCAAGCCAAGCTGTAATGCTGAGGCTTCAGCCTGGGTGTTTAGAAGCTTGTAGGTGTTGAGACCCTGCATCCCTCTGAATAAGGTGTACCCAGCATTAATACCAACTGTGTTCCGTGTACTCTGGGTGCTTATCTCTCCTCCTGCAGTTTGAACTGTAGCATCAGTTATGGTTGAACCCGTGTTAAGATCCAGACGAGGCATCAAGCCTGCATTTCCGAGATTGGCATTATTCTTAGACACCTGAACATTATTACCGGCCTGTTGAATGCTCAAATTATGGACAGCTGCGACTCCAATTGCTTCTTCCAGGGATAATGTGTTAGCGGTTTGGCTGTGGGCAGGGGGAACAATTAGGACTGTAAAGAGAAGCATAAAGCTTGCTGCAATGGACCGTTTTATTAAAGGCGAACGCTTCCTTCCTGGCAGTTTTGAGTTTACTGAATGAGGAGCAAGCTCAGAATAGCTATTGCTGCAGTCGCCCGTTTTGTCCGGTTCTCTATCAAGACCTTTTTCCAGATACGTACGGCGAATTCTTTCATTCTTTCTGGTTTGCTTTGAATTTGCTCCTTGCCACATCGACGTGAAGTGAAGACCAAGGTTCCTGGTGATCAAGTATTTGTTTGTATAAATATTTTTCATGAATTAACCCTCACTTCCTTCAGCAAATTGGGCATCGATATCCAGCTCACGAACTGAACTCTCGATCTCTTCAGCTGTTGGCATAACACCCGTTTTCCACTTAAATGTATAACGGCGAACACCATTAAACAGGCTTAATAAAACCGGTAGAATCACGAGCGTGCTGAAGGTGGATATGATTAAACCATAGGCTACAGAGATCGCCATGGGTACGGTCTGCTGGGCATCAGGATTATTGGCAATGATCAGGGGCATCAATCCAACAATCGTCGTTAGAGAGGTAAGAAGAATGGGTCGGAAACGAGAGAGGCCTGCTTCAAACATGGCATCCATATATTTCATTCCACGTTTCAAGCGCCGGTTCAGTGTTTCAATAAATACAATGGAGTCATTCACCAGAATACCAATCAGAGCCACAACGCCAAAATAGGAGGGCATATCAATGGGCGTATCATGAATCGCGTGTCCCCAACCAATCCCGATAAATCCCAGGGGAATCAACATAAACAGAATTGCCGTTTGACCAAAAGAGCGAAAGGTAAAAGCGATCACGGCAAAGAGCAGAACTCCAATTGCCGGTAGAATTATTTTCATGGAGCCTAAAGCCTCGGCCATACGTTCCTCGCGACCACCAATGGAATAATTTATACCGGGGTACTTGGTCAAGATGGCTGGCAAAATAACTGAAGTAACTTCCTCTTTAATCTGACCTAGGTCGATGGATTTATTCAAGGCATCTGCCTCTACTGTCACCTGTCGCTGACCATTCAAATGGCGAATGGTACTCAGGCTGGTGGTATAGTTGAGCTCAGCGATATCTTTAAGTTGGTAGGCTTGTCCTGACGCGGTTCTAATACGCATCAGTTCCAGATCTCCAATTGAAGATCTGTCTGTTTTTGCATAACGTATCCAGATTTTCACTTCTTCTGTTCCCCGGTTAATCCGTTGAACTTCAGCCCCATAAAATCCATTCCGCACTTGACTCATTACGGTTTGAATATTCAGCCCCAGTAAGTGAGCATGATCTTTCAATGCGATTTCAATCTCACGCATACCCTGCTGATTGTCATCAATGACATTCTTTAGTCCGGAAAGATTCTCCAGTTCCATTTTGAAATCTTCTACTGCACGATCCAAAATATTAACATCTTCACCGAGGAGTGAAACTGAAACAGCTTTACCAAAATGGGTTGATTCCACAAAATTGAGCCGCTCAACTTCAGGCATGGGTCCTACAGCCTGACGCCAGGCATTGGAAAATTCAGTTGAAAGAAACTTTCGTTCCCGACTATCCACAAAATTGACGGATATGCCACCAGCATCAGTTGCACTCTGCTGATTAATGATACTGGTAATAACCTCTATGTCCTCTTCTTCAGAGAATCTTTTACCGATTTCAAGGGCTTTTTCTTCAAGCATAAGTAAGGTCGCATGGGTTATAGCTTCCGGCGTTCCAGGGGGCATTTGCAGGCTTACATCCGAATGATTCTGATTTTCAAAATTGCTGCCTCCCATTTGGATCACACCACCAATGGTTGCTCCAATGGTGATCGCAAAAACACCTGTCACAACTGCCAAAGTAATCATTCTATTTTGCAGGGCTTTTTTATAAACCGGAGCGTACCAATTATCTCGCATATAAGCCAAATAATAGGTTGATTTCTTTTCCAGCCAGGATGGTTTTCTGTCAGCAGCCAAGGCTTTTGAATGAGCAATATGAGCAGGTAGGATCAGGGCTCCCTCAATGAGAGAAACAAAGAGAGCGGCCATCACGACAAAGGCCATTTCTTTAAAAAACTGACCAAAGGTTCCTTCGATGAGCATAAAGGCCGAGAAGGCAATCATCGTGGTGATAATGGCAGAGGTTACTGCCGGCAACACTTCCAAAGCACCGTCAATCGCTGCCCGGATGCGCCGTTTACCCTTATCGTGATGTTGGTATATATTTTCAGCAATTACAATTCCGTCATCTACCAGAATTCCAACCACCAGGATCATTCCAAACATGGAAATTTTATTCAGTGTAATATCAGCTAGAGCAGCCAAAGCAAACATGCCCATAAAGGACAATGGAATTGAAAGGGCAACCCAAAACGCCATGCGGGGGTTCAGCGCTAAGGATAAAAAAATGAGAACCAGGATAAAACCCACAATACCATTATTCGCCAGGATTGCCTGCATGCTTCGAACGCTTTGAGCTTTATTTGCCAACACTTTGGCTTGTAATACTTCATTCTGCTGGTTGAATTTGCCAATATAATTTTTAACTGCTTCGGCCACAAAAATAATGTCTTCTTCGCTGGTATATTTGACCTTGATCAAGGCGGCTGGTTTGCCATCTACAAAAACGGCGTCGGGGTTTTCTGCCCACTTATCAGTCACATCAGCGATATCCCGAAGACGCAGTACAGTACCATTACTGAGCGAGCGTAGAACAATTTCTTTTAAATCTTCAGCATAATATTTTTTCTGGCGAGTTCGGATACTCAAGTCTTCAGACTTTCCCCGAATATTGCCTCCAGTGAGATCAATATTGGCAGCCTTTATAACGGAAACGGCTTGCGCCAAAGTAATTCCGTAAGCCTCTAGATCGGTTTCACGAAAAGCGATTTCTATTTCTTCTTCAGGAAAGCCGCTTATTTCAATTTTGCTGATACCCGTGATGGCCAAAAGGTCATCCTCAATCATCAAGGCTTCCTGTTTAATTAGTTTGAGGTCGACATCACCATTGATCATAAAATCGATAGCTTCTGAGCGGAATTCCCATTTGCTAGCCCTGGGTGGTTCAATACCTGAAGGAAAAGAACTGATTCCATCAACGGCATTTTTTATGTCC encodes:
- a CDS encoding T9SS type A sorting domain-containing protein — its product is MRYAIIKLVLLCLIPFSLSSSLQAQDVLFFTMGSDIFSGVGDQNSDGYDDILVVRPNYSNTWYLELYLGGSPMDTIPADTIEFDTTLYYRIDWILPLGDINGDGVKDFAINHNLDATAFYAGGWPPQHVGTKETYSVSYYDVGDVNADGYDDFISKGVSWQGNTFYLFYGNADFDLVPDDSLVYPTEYLNAQGIPTGGQDFTGDGIDDFILVYKFNSSMVPDSPFVYFDFFEGGVTFEMFPTYTATYYDSTNAVADHNFVGDMNGDGISEWALWQRQTDPEWPELGDSNGSPSIHLGGSQLNQPAYYKLDSPPGATEVRPFYAGDFNGDGYADAFAVENIEFGNISIFLGGPNFDRHYDLLLSGNWTWQEWFGRRSRWCGDVNGDGCDDILTGAESLAGAMPYIWIIGGDSTLITNNYPYLDSWTPEDSLLIHAPGDTLYFTAQGHDIDEGDYWAYGWFINGEQEAAGDEDSTFTLYLDPDLYHQGNRYQIELAVADEEGYNQNFIWELQIDSTVGIARNPELPLSFQLSAYPNPFNNQTQIEFQLPQKDHIQLNVYDLKGRLVRVLASGNYELGVHRIGWDTLDGYGKPMVSGLHFIRLTTRTGQHRTIKLSYLK
- a CDS encoding ABC transporter ATP-binding protein, whose amino-acid sequence is MIQINHLRKQFGNLIAVDDLSLEIRDGEILGFLGPNGAGKTTTIRMLCGLLEHDSGQIIWNNNQGRLADVIGFCPQENIFWPRLTCLEQLVFMGIMYGMDNEQATNRADELLNILGLDPKKQILAEKLSGGMKRRLNIALALIHDPPVLVLDEPEAGLDPQSRILVRDLIKSLANKKTVIITTHNMDEAERLTDRVAIVDQGKLLKLDTVENLKRSIGEGDMLEISLVAPIKESTKIQQLKGELDLISKQVTFLNGKLQIRSKGILEKLSEITTILKQNHLAIDEIQHRKNTLEDVFIHLTGRGLRE
- a CDS encoding TolC family protein; its protein translation is MKNIYTNKYLITRNLGLHFTSMWQGANSKQTRKNERIRRTYLEKGLDREPDKTGDCSNSYSELAPHSVNSKLPGRKRSPLIKRSIAASFMLLFTVLIVPPAHSQTANTLSLEEAIGVAAVHNLSIQQAGNNVQVSKNNANLGNAGLMPRLDLNTGSTITDATVQTAGGEISTQSTRNTVGINAGYTLFRGMQGLNTYKLLNTQAEASALQLGLITENTLYATSQAYFNLLMTYDNLVILKEQISVSRERLGQALDKNDLGMSSRLQALAARVDFDSDSSSVLEAEYAFSEARRRLNLLLGWELDRRYTPVAVNRKFGSYTSVELVQQVLNKNKTLLLSQNQEIQGQLNLKNSRSSRFPALNLSGSYGLQKINADVDPDLGEADKTFSTGLSLSWNIFDGRKGKNIQNARIQQKNSELNTLDSKRQALSDLESTHSSFIKSLQILELKQNNLVSAQLNFDQTNEYFRLGVVSSTQFRESQLNLSRVKISLIQAKYSAYLDELKIWQLTGQLEEKMLTAN
- a CDS encoding efflux RND transporter permease subunit, whose product is MKSIIQYFIKYPSTGNVLILLILFLGWFGFSSLRSTLIPQIDPGVVNVSTVYPGASPEEVEQGVVLKIEQSLQGVTGIKKLTSISRENMGVVTAQLTSGVNADLVLQDIKNAVDGISSFPSGIEPPRASKWEFRSEAIDFMINGDVDLKLIKQEALMIEDDLLAITGISKIEISGFPEEEIEIAFRETDLEAYGITLAQAVSVIKAANIDLTGGNIRGKSEDLSIRTRQKKYYAEDLKEIVLRSLSNGTVLRLRDIADVTDKWAENPDAVFVDGKPAALIKVKYTSEEDIIFVAEAVKNYIGKFNQQNEVLQAKVLANKAQSVRSMQAILANNGIVGFILVLIFLSLALNPRMAFWVALSIPLSFMGMFALAALADITLNKISMFGMILVVGILVDDGIVIAENIYQHHDKGKRRIRAAIDGALEVLPAVTSAIITTMIAFSAFMLIEGTFGQFFKEMAFVVMAALFVSLIEGALILPAHIAHSKALAADRKPSWLEKKSTYYLAYMRDNWYAPVYKKALQNRMITLAVVTGVFAITIGATIGGVIQMGGSNFENQNHSDVSLQMPPGTPEAITHATLLMLEEKALEIGKRFSEEEDIEVITSIINQQSATDAGGISVNFVDSRERKFLSTEFSNAWRQAVGPMPEVERLNFVESTHFGKAVSVSLLGEDVNILDRAVEDFKMELENLSGLKNVIDDNQQGMREIEIALKDHAHLLGLNIQTVMSQVRNGFYGAEVQRINRGTEEVKIWIRYAKTDRSSIGDLELMRIRTASGQAYQLKDIAELNYTTSLSTIRHLNGQRQVTVEADALNKSIDLGQIKEEVTSVILPAILTKYPGINYSIGGREERMAEALGSMKIILPAIGVLLFAVIAFTFRSFGQTAILFMLIPLGFIGIGWGHAIHDTPIDMPSYFGVVALIGILVNDSIVFIETLNRRLKRGMKYMDAMFEAGLSRFRPILLTSLTTIVGLMPLIIANNPDAQQTVPMAISVAYGLIISTFSTLVILPVLLSLFNGVRRYTFKWKTGVMPTAEEIESSVRELDIDAQFAEGSEG